In uncultured Methanobrevibacter sp., one genomic interval encodes:
- a CDS encoding 4Fe-4S binding protein, whose translation SDELRQTLGLSRSADGFYMEAHPKLRPVDTLTDGVYIAGVAQGPKDIPDSVAQGSAAASRAAIPMAKGQVEIEPIIASNDETVCGACQVCVELCPFDAISIATGVGGKEFAQINSALCKGCGTCVGACPSGAMNQQHFKTEQIMAQISAALEDLGK comes from the coding sequence ATCTGACGAACTCAGACAAACCTTAGGTCTCTCCAGATCTGCAGACGGATTCTACATGGAAGCTCACCCTAAACTCAGACCTGTTGACACCTTAACTGACGGTGTTTACATTGCAGGTGTAGCACAAGGTCCTAAAGATATTCCTGACTCCGTAGCACAAGGTTCAGCTGCAGCATCCAGAGCAGCTATCCCAATGGCTAAAGGACAAGTAGAAATCGAACCTATTATTGCATCTAACGATGAAACTGTTTGTGGTGCTTGCCAAGTATGTGTTGAATTATGCCCATTCGATGCTATTTCAATCGCAACTGGTGTAGGTGGAAAAGAATTTGCACAAATTAACTCCGCATTATGTAAAGGATGTGGAACTTGTGTAGGTGCATGTCCATCTGGTGCTATGAACCAACAACACTTCAAAACCGAGCAAATTATGGCACAAATCAGTGCTGCTCTTGAAGACTTAGGTAAATAG